The Chitinophaga caeni genome segment TTTCAACCAAAGGTACGCCCGCGCGGTTATAATCAACATAGGTATAAGCTGGATCAAGATCATGTATGGATTTGCCGGCATCCTCTTCCAAGTGTATCCTATTTAAATGTACCTTTCCGGTACCTGCTGCGGTGGGTATATCAACATATCCGCCGATGCAGATCGGGGCGGTATGTTGCGATACCTGGTAGCCTTTTGGCAGGTCGGGATAGAAATAGTTTTTACGGGCAAAATAATTCTCTTTTTCTATCTCGCAGTGGCAGGAGAGACCCAAGCGGATGGCATATTCTACCGCTTTCTTGTTCATGAAAGGCAAAGTTCCGGGATGAGCCAAGGTAATAGGGCTGATATGTGTATTAGGCGCACCGCCGAATGCAGCGCTATCGGCCACGAACAATTTGCTGGCGGTTTGCAACTGTGCATGCACTTCTAAACCTATTACTGCTTCATACTTATCTTCGATCGTTGCACTCATAAAATGATTTTTGTAGGATATTTATTTTTACAAATGTATTTAAAAGTCCGTTTTGATTATTGTTTGTTCATGAAATTAATATAAAATTTGAATATTATTCAAATAATTATGGTTTGTATAGAAAATATTTAAAATGACTGAATATTCATCAATCTTTAAGGCGCAGCGTGATTATTTCCTCTCCGGGGCCACGCGCAGCTATGATTTTCGGAAGAAACAACTGAAGAAATTAAGATCCATGTTGCAGGATCATGAACAAGATTTATTAGATGCGCTTTATAAAGATATGCGTAAACCGGGCTTCGAAGCCTACAGCAGCGAATTGGGTTTCGTGTACAACGAAATTAACCACGCCTTGAGGCAACTCTCCCGGTGGATGGAGCCTATACCCGCAACCGCGCCGTTGACGGTCTTCCCTTCCAAGGCAAAAGTTATCCGGGAACCACTCGGTGTCGTATTAATTGTGGCCCCTTGGAATTACCCGGTGAATTTATTGATAACCCCCTTAATCGGCGCCATGGCGGCGGGCAACTGTGCCGTATTGAAGCCGTCGGAACTCGTACCCGCTACCAGCAGCTTATTGGCCCGAATGTTTTCAGAAAACTTTGCCCCAGATTATATAAACGTCGTGGAAGGTGATGGGGCGGAAGTGGTTCCACGTTTAATGGAACACAGGTTTGATCATGTTTTCTTTACTGGTAGCATTCCTGTTGGGAGGAAAATTTACGAGATGGCTGCCCGGCAATTAATTCCTGCAACCTTAGAGCTTGGTGGAAAATCTCCCTGTATCGTCGATGAAAAAGTTGATCTGGCCGTTGCTGCTAAGAGGATTATATGGGGTAAGACATGGAATGCAGGCCAAACATGCATTGCACCGGATTACTTGCTTGTTCAAGAAAATATAAAAACAAAATTGATCATCGCCATGCAACAGGCCATAACGGACCTGTTGGGACAAAACGTTCAAGAAAGCGGCGATTATGCCAGGATAATAAATGAAAAACATTTCGATCGGCTGATTACTTATTTAAATGATGGTAAAATCGTTTGGGGTGGGCAACACGACAAGCAAGATCTTTTTATTGCACCCACGTTATTAACGCGGGTTGACCTGGATATGCCGGTAATGCAAGAAGAGATTTTCGGACCTATCTTGCCGGTTCTATCATTTAAGGACAAGGAAGAAGCATTGGGTATTATCCGGCAGCGACCTTTCCCGTTATCTTGTTATATTTTTACTAAGAATACCGCGTTCGAAAGGTTTTTTGTAGAACAACTTTCATTCGGTGGTGGATGTATCAATAATACCCTGGTACATTTAGTGAATACCAATATGCCATTTGGCGGTGTCGGTTATAGTGGCCTGGGAAAATATCATGGTAAATATTCTTTCGAAACATTTTCACATTATAAAAGTATTACGAAGACGGGTACTTGGCTTGATGTCAAGTTGAAATATGCTCCTTATAAAGAAAAGCTTTCCTGGTTGAAGATATTCATGAGCTGATCCATAAAAGAAAGGCCCCTGCGATTTTGCAGGAGCCTAAACTTACAGTTTCTCTGAATTGAGTTGTTTCGGGATAGGGATGCTCAACTTTTGTTGCTTCCCATTTCTCGAAATTACAAGGTTTAAGGTGCTTCCCGGTTTATTAGCCGCTGCATAAGCATCGGCAACATCTTTAGCGCTGGCAACGGCTGTGCCTGCAATATTTAAGATGATATCATTTTCCTGTAAACCTGCTTTACTAGCCAATGATCCTTGTTCAACACTAATGATCGTGGCGCCTTTACCATCTTCCCTGTCTTGAACTTCAATTCCCAATCGCTTGCTGTTCCTGTCATTGAAGTTAAAGAACCTTTTAAACATCCCGCGGTCGCTAGGGTTTGCCCTTAAGTCTTCAAATATTAAACCGCCCGGCTTTCTATAACCCATTCCAAGGTCTTGTTCTTTCCTAGCCTGTAATTTGGCTTTAGTAGAATGTTCTTTTTTATCGCGGAGGTAGGTGACGGTTATTTCTTTACCCGGGTCATACTTGGCAATGGTCTCGAATAATTTTTTAGGCTCATCGATCATTATTTGATCGATTTTAGTGATTATATCGCCTTCTTTTAAGCCGGCTTTATCAGCGGGGCTGCCCGGTTCAACTTTTATAACGGTGGCGCCCGCAGCTTCTTTTTTTTCGGTCATAACACCAAGCAAGGCTTTACCGGGTTTTATCATCCAGGTACCTTGGCGGGGTTCTGGATCTGGAAAGGATTCCCAGGAGTTTCCCGGTAAAAATTGCAAATCATTCCCGTTCATGGGAACGATTTTGCGCAACTGAACGCTAAGGTCACTATCTTGCAAATTTTGATCTAATTTTTTCCCGTTCACATACACATCATCTCCTTTAAACTCGATCGTAACCTTGCTGTCTTTATCATTTTTTCGTTTGATGACCAATTCGTCATATTCGCCCCAAGCGGATTTATTTTCTTCCTTGGTATTTTGTGCTGAAGCCCAATCAGGCATAATTAGGGCGCTTGCAACAACGGCCAAAAAACTGAACTTCTTTAGACGTTCTTTCATGGTAGTATGCAATTTTTTGTTGATGTAACAAAATTAAAAGCAGATGCTATCAAGAAAAAGTTAAAAGAGGCGTTTGTACTGTAAGGGAATGTTAAAAATGAAGGGGACTTATGCTTTTTTGGCTTGGTAGTTCATCCAGTATTTAAATACCAAGGCTCCCGCGATCGCGCCTAACGTGTCGAATAAAACATCGTACATATCGAAGCTGCGGCTGGTAACCAGGTACTTTTGGATAAATTCGATCGCTAATCCGTATAAGCCTGCAAGGATCACCACGGAAATGATGGCCAAGTTGGACAATGCCTGGCGCGATTTGTACAAACCGTAACAAATCAATACCACGATACCGGCAAATAAGCCGAAATGAACAATTTTATCGAAATGGATCTTGTCGAGGAAGGACACCTGGGGTAAATCTTTACCCGGGAGGGTACATAAAACAAGAATGAGGATGATCCATAATATTGCGGGTATAAAAAAACGTATCATCCTCATTCTGTCGATATTTAGCTTTAAAAAATTATTCTCCTACTAGGGCTTGGTAAGCTTCTGCTGATAATAATGCTTCTACATCGGCAGGGTTCGTTACGGTCATTTTTACCATCCAACCTTCACCGTAAGGATCTTGGTTGACCAATTCCGGTGATGCATCTAGTGCAGGATTCACTTCGTCAATTGTTCCGGCAATAGGTAAAAACAGGTCCGAAACCGTTTTTACGGCTTCTACAGTACCGAAAATTTCTTCTGCACTTAATGATTTACCAACGCTGGTAATGTCAACGAATACGATATCACCCAATTCACGTTGAGCAAATTCAGTGATGCCGATAGTGGCCACATTACCCTCCAACGAAATCCATTCGTGGTCTTTGGTATAACGCAGGTTTGATGGAAAATTCATATACGATTGATTTTAGGCCGTAAAATTAAAGATTGTAGCCAGAAAAATAAAAACTTTTAGTTCGGATAAATACCAGTACTAGCCGATCATCGGCAAATTGACAAACATTAGAAGAAAAGGAACTTCTTCTTAAGCTTGATTTTCATCGGAACGTCTGCCAGTGGCCGGTTCCTTGCATCGGTTTTCAACGCGGCAATCTTATCGATCACGTCCATGCCTTTTATTACCTGCCCGAACACGGTATAGCTCTGATCCAAATGCGGTGTGCCGCCGGAGGTTTTGTATACTTCCCTTTGATCTACCGGGATTTTGCGGCCGCCAAGGCGTTTTTGCTCAACCATATCAAGTTCTTCGTCCGTGAAGACTTTTCCCTGTACGATGTAGAACTGGCAACCGGAGGAGGCTTTTGCCGGGTTGTTATCGCGTGCCGCTGCCAGGGCGCCTTTTCTATGGTAAAGGTCAAGCTGGAATTCGGCCGGGATAGTGTAGGGGGTATCGCCGTTGCCGAGCTCTTCGCCCGGTTTCGCATGTTTAGATGTCGGGTCGCCGCCCTGGATCATGAAATGCTCTATCACGCGGTGAAACAGGGTACTGTCGTAAAAATGTTGCTTCACCAACTTGATGAAGTTATCGCGGTGCTGCGGCGTTTGGTCGTATAGTTTAACGATCATCGTGCCATAGGGAGTAATAATTTTAACCTTTCGGTTTTTCGCGATGGTAAAACTTACGAGTAACAAGCAGCAGCAGGAGAGTAACAGTTTTTTAATCATAATAAAATTAGATGGAGGGGTGAAACCGGTTTATAGGTCGAAATAAGCTAAAACGTATTCTTTTAGGAATTGTTCTTGTTCTTGCAAACCCATTTTGGGTACGGGGGATATTTCCTTGAAATGTGGCCATCCTTCTTTGTCCAATCCTTCGAAATTATAATATCCGCCTTGGCTGAGCAAGGTACAAACAGCTACGTGCATGAGGTCCTGTTTCTGCTCTTTGCTATATTTCTTTTTAAATTTTTGTAATTCCTGTACGCCTATTAAAAAAAGGATGGCTTCCATGTTCGGAGTCTTTCCGAATCTCTCTGCCAGTGTATCTTCCAGGGTTTTCCACCTCGTCACAAAGTCGTCTTGCGTCATGATTTATCAATTAAAATGATATTAAAATATTTAATTTTTCTTGTCAAATGTACGCTTTCGCTAAAAAATCTGTGTAATATCCACTAGCTTTCTTAAATTGGAATTTTTTTTAAACCATATTTATAGGCCAACGGTACACCTAACCAACAAGTTTAACAGCATTTTAACTGCTAGAAACCTTCCTGGTGGCTCATTGGTACTTTGGAATACTTATTTTAGCAACCTCGAAATGTACATCGCATGGAAAATACATCGCAAGACATCCGTCAACTCAATGAAAAGATTCACCAGGCTAGCGCATTTGTTGATCTGCTAAACTTGGAATTAGGAAAAGCCATCGTTGGTCAAAAATACATGGTGGAAAGGTTGCTCATAGGCTTATTGGCACAGGGGCACGTCCTGTTGGAAGGTGTTCCGGGCTTGGCCAAGACGCTTTCGATCAAATCCCTTTCTTCTGCCATCAATGCTAAATTCAGCAGGATACAATTTACCCCGGATCTATTGCCTGCCGATGTGGTGGGTACCATGATCTACAACCAGCAGAAGAATGAATTCGTGGTAAGGAGAGGCCCCATCTTCGCTAATTTTATATTAGCAGATGAGATCAACCGCGCCCCCGCAAAAGTGCAGAGCGCCTTGCTGGAAGCAATGCAGGAAAAGCAAATCACGATCGGGGATACCACCTTTAAATTAGAAGAACCCTTCTTGGTATTGGCTACACAAAACCCGATAGAACAAGAAGGTACTTATACGCTGCCGGAAGCGCAGGTCGATCGTTTCATGCTTAAAGTAGTGATCGGCTATCCAACCAAGGAAGAAGAAAGGTTGATCATCCGCCAAAACCTGAATCCTGACGGGATGGCGAAGATCGCCCCGATAGTGAGCCCGGAAGAAATCTTGGAAGCGCGTAAATTGGTTAGGGAGGTTTATATGGACGAGAAGATCGAACGTTATATCCTCGATATCGTATTTGCAACCCGTAACCCGGAAGAATATAAACTGCAAAAGTTGAAGCCGCTGATCGCTTACGGTGGTTCACCGAGGGCGAGCATTAACCTGGCGCTAGCTTCTAAGGCTTATGCTTTCATGAAACGCCGTGGCTACGTTATACCTGAAGATGTGAGAAGCGTTTGCTTCGATGTAATGCGTCACAGGGTCGGTTTAACATACGAAGCGGAAGCCGAAAATGTTACCAGCGAAAACATTCTCAACGAAATCCTCAACGCGGTAGAAGTGCCTTGATGCAAATAACTGCAAAAAGATCTGTACCTATAACTGTTGATAACCGATCGTCATGGAGACTTCTGAAATATTAAAGAAAGTTCGTCAAATAGAAATCAAAACCAAGGGATTGTCTAATCACATCTTTGCAGGTGAATATCACAGCGCTTTTAAAGGTCGTGGTATGAACTTCAGCGAGGTGAGGGATTATCAATTCGGTGATGATGTGCGGGCCATCGACTGGAATGTAACAGCGCGCTTTAACCACCCTTTCATCAAGGTTTTCGAAGAAGAAAGAGAATTGACCGTAATGTTGTTGGTGGATATGAGTGAAAGTGAAAGTTTCGGTACTACCAAGCAAAGTAAACGCGAGATGCTTACCGAGATCTGCGCGGTAATTGCTTTTAGCGCGATAAAGAATAATGATAAAGTCGGGGTGATCTTCTTCTCTGATGGGGTAGAAAAATATATTCCTCCGAAGAAAGGTAAATCGCATATCCTGTTTATCATCCGTG includes the following:
- a CDS encoding peptidylprolyl isomerase; this encodes MIKKLLLSCCCLLLVSFTIAKNRKVKIITPYGTMIVKLYDQTPQHRDNFIKLVKQHFYDSTLFHRVIEHFMIQGGDPTSKHAKPGEELGNGDTPYTIPAEFQLDLYHRKGALAAARDNNPAKASSGCQFYIVQGKVFTDEELDMVEQKRLGGRKIPVDQREVYKTSGGTPHLDQSYTVFGQVIKGMDVIDKIAALKTDARNRPLADVPMKIKLKKKFLFF
- the gcvH gene encoding glycine cleavage system protein GcvH; translation: MNFPSNLRYTKDHEWISLEGNVATIGITEFAQRELGDIVFVDITSVGKSLSAEEIFGTVEAVKTVSDLFLPIAGTIDEVNPALDASPELVNQDPYGEGWMVKMTVTNPADVEALLSAEAYQALVGE
- a CDS encoding aldehyde dehydrogenase; the encoded protein is MTEYSSIFKAQRDYFLSGATRSYDFRKKQLKKLRSMLQDHEQDLLDALYKDMRKPGFEAYSSELGFVYNEINHALRQLSRWMEPIPATAPLTVFPSKAKVIREPLGVVLIVAPWNYPVNLLITPLIGAMAAGNCAVLKPSELVPATSSLLARMFSENFAPDYINVVEGDGAEVVPRLMEHRFDHVFFTGSIPVGRKIYEMAARQLIPATLELGGKSPCIVDEKVDLAVAAKRIIWGKTWNAGQTCIAPDYLLVQENIKTKLIIAMQQAITDLLGQNVQESGDYARIINEKHFDRLITYLNDGKIVWGGQHDKQDLFIAPTLLTRVDLDMPVMQEEIFGPILPVLSFKDKEEALGIIRQRPFPLSCYIFTKNTAFERFFVEQLSFGGGCINNTLVHLVNTNMPFGGVGYSGLGKYHGKYSFETFSHYKSITKTGTWLDVKLKYAPYKEKLSWLKIFMS
- a CDS encoding AAA family ATPase, yielding MENTSQDIRQLNEKIHQASAFVDLLNLELGKAIVGQKYMVERLLIGLLAQGHVLLEGVPGLAKTLSIKSLSSAINAKFSRIQFTPDLLPADVVGTMIYNQQKNEFVVRRGPIFANFILADEINRAPAKVQSALLEAMQEKQITIGDTTFKLEEPFLVLATQNPIEQEGTYTLPEAQVDRFMLKVVIGYPTKEEERLIIRQNLNPDGMAKIAPIVSPEEILEARKLVREVYMDEKIERYILDIVFATRNPEEYKLQKLKPLIAYGGSPRASINLALASKAYAFMKRRGYVIPEDVRSVCFDVMRHRVGLTYEAEAENVTSENILNEILNAVEVP
- a CDS encoding PDZ domain-containing protein, translating into MKERLKKFSFLAVVASALIMPDWASAQNTKEENKSAWGEYDELVIKRKNDKDSKVTIEFKGDDVYVNGKKLDQNLQDSDLSVQLRKIVPMNGNDLQFLPGNSWESFPDPEPRQGTWMIKPGKALLGVMTEKKEAAGATVIKVEPGSPADKAGLKEGDIITKIDQIMIDEPKKLFETIAKYDPGKEITVTYLRDKKEHSTKAKLQARKEQDLGMGYRKPGGLIFEDLRANPSDRGMFKRFFNFNDRNSKRLGIEVQDREDGKGATIISVEQGSLASKAGLQENDIILNIAGTAVASAKDVADAYAAANKPGSTLNLVISRNGKQQKLSIPIPKQLNSEKL
- a CDS encoding DUF58 domain-containing protein encodes the protein METSEILKKVRQIEIKTKGLSNHIFAGEYHSAFKGRGMNFSEVRDYQFGDDVRAIDWNVTARFNHPFIKVFEEERELTVMLLVDMSESESFGTTKQSKREMLTEICAVIAFSAIKNNDKVGVIFFSDGVEKYIPPKKGKSHILFIIRELLSFEPKKKGTNIAETLRFFNNATKKRSIVFLLSDFISKEYQDALNIAAKRHDMVGIHVYDPRDKELPPVGLIQLKDGETGQMQWIDASDKKVRNYYTQHFIQHQQYCRNAFKKSGAELVSIATDEDYVKALQGFFLKRV
- a CDS encoding VanZ family protein → MIRFFIPAILWIILILVLCTLPGKDLPQVSFLDKIHFDKIVHFGLFAGIVVLICYGLYKSRQALSNLAIISVVILAGLYGLAIEFIQKYLVTSRSFDMYDVLFDTLGAIAGALVFKYWMNYQAKKA